The following are from one region of the Anabas testudineus chromosome 2, fAnaTes1.2, whole genome shotgun sequence genome:
- the LOC113164732 gene encoding probable ribonuclease ZC3H12C: MGQKDHVEAGAGHILDLGLDLEYLYVAGADRQAGGADGPPPMEEKGESSGNSCTTNLPPPAVVEDSAGSDAECEPAPSSRSTLAADPDGGEGGSSHSKNTHQPLCRTQCVDLGTEGPPEPPSELSSGIEHDTPAQSPPSSPSKLRPEPPSVPPTSEPTSEVGGKEYQAKLDFALKLGYSEETVRLVLSKLGPNTLINDILGELVKLGTKSDSEQSAGSLASTSSSSSSSSSCGCSELLDGQRSDSPCLSDSLCDQDNLRPIVVDGSNVAMSHGNKEVFSCQGIQLAVDWFLERGHHDITVFVPAWRKEQSRPDAPITDQEILRRLEKEKILVFTPSRRVQGRRVVCYDDRFIVKLAYESDGIIVSNDNYRDLANEKPEWKKFIDERLLMYSFVNDKFMPPDDPLGRHGPSLDNFLRKRPVMPEQKKQPCPYGKKCTYGHKCKYYHPERGAQPQRAVADELRASAKTCVTTKNQGDTGLVKSHSVPAGSIEAKKGAPKRQSDPSIRALSYSDAEEKLLAKGRAESQKNSFCGGVGSSSSSGSTTMSPAPGGPPSSLSLPQDQQPRAATPHGLLPAPSHELYPHCESPDLSYYSVTRAYSGLTLSSRRSPDCRFPNDTDLRLGSMGSAGSECGSESSVSCSSSSCDSYTERPCPGCPPDTLLEDSVHFANPHSRLYPHHATSNHELCGLHPVDYTNIQHSHTSNTGVHSYHLSVARGQSCVHDQPPPPDAPPKRPLYPLPPHLQHQPLATRSSCPGDYHSLPQSSPHPPGSPLGRCLAPTRAESVSDSHLYEHLSTSHHHHRPKTLPSWDTYYRQPPMPPSHYEPSAYQSLPDTRQSSWHTPPWAQEGYAQHHSSHPALHPSPTHYLNHPPPLGHSPHPPHPSSTPLPPYSPHLAVPSHAPPSYLPQHTDSPVHSRYGDAREKVYINLCNIFPSELVSRVMARSPHITDPQQLAAAILAEKAQTGY; this comes from the exons ATGGGCCAGAAGGACCATGTGGAGGCAGGAGCAGGCCACATCCTCGACCTGGGGCTGGATTTGGAGTATCTCTACGTAGCAGGGGCTGACCGGCAGGCTGGTGGTGCTGACGGGCCCCCTCCTATGGAGGAGAAGGGGGAGAGCTCCGGCAACAGCTGCACCACCAATTTGCCTCCGCCGGCTGTGGTGGAGGACAGTGCTGGGTCCGATGCAGAGTGCGAGCCGGCGCCGTCTTCCAGGTCCACCCTCGCTGCCGACCCcgatggaggagagggaggctcAAGTCACAGTAAGAACACCCACCAGCCGCTTTGTCGGACCCAGTGTGTGGACTTAGGAACTGAGGGGCCTCCTGAGCCCCCATCTGAACTCTCATCAGGGATAGAACACGACACTCCTGCCCAGTCCCCACCCAGCTCCCCATCTAAGCTCCGGCCCGAGCCTCCGTCAGTTCCCCCCACATCAGAGCCCACATCTGAGGTAGGTGGGAAGGAATACCAGGCTAAGCTGGACTTTGCCCTGAAGCTGGGCTACTCTGAGGAGACTGTGCGACTGGTGTTGTCCAAGCTAGGCCCCAACACCCTCATCAACGACATACTGGGAGAGCTGGTCAAACTGGGCACCAAGTCGGACAGTGAGCAGTCGGCTGGGTCGTTAGCCTCTAcgtcatcctcttcatcctcctcgtCGTCATGTGGTTGTTCTGAATTGCTGGATGGCCAGAGGTCAGACTCGCCCTGTCTTTCAGACTCTCTGTGTGACCAGGACAACCTGCGGCCAATTGTGGTGGACGGCAGTAATGTAGCTATGAG TCATGGCAACAAGGAGGTGTTTTCATGCCAGGGCATTCAGCTGGCAGTAGATTGGTTCCTAGAGCGTGGTCATCATGACATCACAGTGTTCGTACCTGCTTGGAGGAAAGAGCAGTCCCGCCCCGATGCTCCTATAACAG ATCAGGAGATCTTGCGTCGCCTAGAGAAGGAAAAGATCCTGGTCTTCACTCCCTCGCGGCGTGTCCAAGGTCGCCGCGTGGTCTGCTATGACGACCGCTTCATTGTGAAGCTGGCTTATGAGTCAGACGGCATTATTGTCTCCAATGACAACTATCGAGACCTCGCTAACGAGAAGCCTGAGTGGAAGAAGTTCATTGACGAACGGCTGCTCATGTACTCCTTTGTCAATGACAA GTTCATGCCCCCAGACGACCCTCTTGGTCGGCACGGCCCCAGCTTAGACAACTTCCTGAGGAAAAGACCGGTCATGCCTGAACAGAAGAAACAGCCTTGTCCATACG GAAAGAAGTGCACTTATGGCCACAAGTGTAAGTACTACCACCCAGAAAGAGGTGCCCAGCCTCAGCGGGCTGTGGCTGACGAGCTGCGAGCCAGTGCCAAGACCTGTGTCACCACAAAGAACCAGGGAGACACTGGGTTGGTGAAGAGTCACAGTGTGCCAGCGGGCAGCATTGAGGCAAAAAAAGGTGCCCCAAAAAGGCAGTCGGACCCTAGCATCCGAGCTCTGTCATACAGTGACGCTGAGGAGAAGCTGCTGGCTAAAGGGAGGGCTGAAAGTCAGAAGAACAGTTTCTGTGGTGGtgttggcagcagcagtagcagtggGAGTACAACCATGTCCCCTGCCCCAGGAGGCCCTCCATCCAGTCTTAGCCTGCCCCAGGACCAACAGCCCAGAGCAGCCACTCCTCATGGTCTCCTACCAGCCCCCAGCCATGAGCTTTACCCCCACTGTGAGTCCCCAGACCTGAGCTACTACTCAGTAACACGTGCCTACTCTGGGCTGACCCTGTCGTCTAGACGGAGCCCCGACTGTCGCTTCCCCAATGACACAGATCTGAGGCTCGGCTCGATGGGCTCAGCCGGCTCCGAGTGCGGCAGCGAAAGCAGcgtgagctgcagcagcagcagctgtgactcATACACTGAGAGGCCGTGTCCTGGATGCCCCCCAGACACCTTACTGGAAGACAGTGTCCATTTTGCCAATCCTCACAGTCGTCTGTATCCCCATCATGCCACATCAAACCATGAACTCTGTGGCCTTCATCCTGTTGATTACACAAACATCCAGCACAGTCACACATCTAATACTGGTGTGCACAGTTACCACCTGAGTGTGGCACGTGGCCAGAGCTGTGTTCACGATCAGCCGCCGCCACCAGATGCTCCCCCAAAGCGCCCTCTCTACCCCTTACCCCCTCATCTCCAGCACCAGCCCCTTGCTACACGTTCCAGCTGCCCAGGCGACTACCACTCCCTGCCCCAGTCCAGCCCTCACCCCCCTGGCTCTCCTCTTGGCCGTTGCCTGGCACCCACGCGAGCGGAGAGTGTGTCGGACTCACATCTGTATGAACACCTCTCTACGTCGCACCATCACCACCGACCAAAGACTCTGCCCAGCTGGGACACATACTACAGGCAGCCGCCAATGCCACCGTCCCATTACGAGCCGTCTGCCTATCAGAGCCTGCCAGACACACGGCAGTCCTCCTGGCACACCCCTCCTTGGGCACAAGAAGGCTACGCCCAGCACCACTCCTCACACCCAGCTCTCCACCCATCCCCGACACATTACCTAAACCATCCACCGCCTCTGGGCCACTCTCCTCACCCACCACATCCATCCAGCACCCCTCTCCCACCATACAGCCCTCACCTCGCGGTGCCCTCCCATGCTCCTCCTTCATACTTGCCGCAGCACACAGATTCCCCTGTACATAGCCGCTACGGAGACGCGAGAGAGAAAGTGTACATCAACCTGTGTAACATCTTTCCCTCTGAGCTGGTGAGCCGAGTGATGGCCAGGAGCCCTCACATCACAGACCCCCAGCAGCTGGCAGCTGCCATTCTGGCAGAGAAAGCCCAAACAGGATACTGA